A genome region from Microcella alkaliphila includes the following:
- a CDS encoding class I SAM-dependent methyltransferase, with the protein MVRMVEGRVTRGTTGVNRLRRMDRYIAAHPAWRAAAVPLAVDLGYGASWWTARELLLRLRSVRPDARVTGIEIDPARVRHAHEQAEAARAAGESGLDGLRFVVGGFEVPLPGGERPAVIRAANVLRQYDEGEVAAAWELMLKRLAPGGLLVEGTSNEVGRVASWVSLRPEVGPETFTIALHLDALRTGDVTGRGGVATAEALPSVVAERLPKVLIHRNVSGEGVHELLRALDDQWMRAAPLGAFSARQRWIAAVQGLRDAGWPVRDGVSRWRLGELTVDWSAVAPR; encoded by the coding sequence ATGGTGCGCATGGTTGAGGGTCGGGTGACGCGCGGCACGACCGGCGTGAACCGCCTGCGCCGAATGGACCGCTATATTGCCGCGCATCCCGCGTGGAGGGCGGCGGCCGTGCCGCTCGCCGTCGACCTCGGCTACGGGGCCTCGTGGTGGACGGCCCGCGAACTGCTTCTTCGGCTGCGCTCCGTTCGGCCGGATGCTCGGGTCACCGGCATCGAGATCGACCCGGCTCGGGTGCGCCACGCGCACGAGCAGGCCGAGGCCGCGCGGGCGGCCGGCGAGTCGGGGCTCGACGGGCTGCGGTTCGTCGTCGGAGGATTCGAGGTGCCCCTCCCGGGCGGGGAGCGCCCTGCGGTGATCCGGGCGGCGAACGTGCTGCGGCAATACGACGAGGGTGAGGTCGCTGCCGCCTGGGAGTTGATGCTGAAACGCCTCGCCCCGGGGGGCCTGCTGGTGGAGGGTACCTCGAACGAGGTGGGGCGCGTGGCGAGCTGGGTGTCGCTGCGCCCCGAGGTGGGGCCGGAGACGTTCACGATCGCCCTGCACCTCGACGCGCTGCGCACAGGCGACGTGACCGGACGCGGCGGCGTGGCGACCGCCGAGGCGCTGCCGAGTGTCGTCGCGGAGCGCTTGCCGAAGGTGCTGATCCACCGCAACGTCTCGGGCGAGGGCGTGCACGAGCTGCTGCGGGCGCTCGACGACCAGTGGATGCGGGCCGCACCGCTCGGGGCGTTCTCGGCCCGTCAGCGGTGGATCGCCGCGGTGCAGGGCCTGCGCGACGCGGGATGGCCGGTTCGCGACGGGGTCTCCCGCTGGAGGCTCGGCGAGCTCACCGTCGACTGGAGCGCCGTCGCCCCACGCTGA
- a CDS encoding YgfZ/GcvT domain-containing protein, whose amino-acid sequence MSSADSAASPLAALPGAVGAPTAEHYGDPVAEQRALVAGRAVVDLSDRGVVTVTGPDRLRWLDSLTSQALAGLTPGGSAETLLLDPNGRIEHAMHVIDDGVTTWLIVEGDEAEALAAWLDRMRFMMQVEVADASGEWAVIGAMSPAGAEPSIPAASPHGAPLVWSDPWSAVQAGGWQYAPEAEHPGCDYPARELIVERAFLAELAGLARAGGVRFAGSLAWEALRVAAWRPRFAAEVDEKSIPHEVDWLRSAVHLAKGCYRGQETVAKVHNLGRPPRRIVMLHLDGSDALLPAPGSPVHAADADRADVGRITSVARHHELGPIALAVVKRSLDVAAPLVVPVDGVDVAAAQEVIVPPEAGQAAAVPRLPRLGAQRR is encoded by the coding sequence GTGTCGTCTGCCGACTCTGCCGCATCGCCGCTTGCCGCGCTTCCCGGCGCTGTCGGTGCGCCGACCGCCGAGCACTACGGCGACCCCGTCGCCGAGCAACGCGCCCTCGTCGCCGGTCGCGCCGTCGTCGACCTGAGCGACCGCGGGGTCGTGACGGTCACCGGCCCCGACCGGCTGCGCTGGCTCGACTCGCTCACCTCGCAGGCGCTCGCCGGCCTCACGCCCGGCGGCTCGGCCGAGACGCTGCTGCTCGACCCGAACGGCCGCATCGAGCACGCCATGCACGTCATCGACGACGGCGTGACGACCTGGTTGATCGTCGAGGGCGATGAGGCCGAGGCGCTCGCCGCCTGGCTCGACCGCATGCGCTTCATGATGCAGGTCGAGGTCGCCGACGCGAGCGGCGAGTGGGCCGTGATCGGCGCGATGAGTCCTGCGGGGGCCGAGCCGAGCATCCCGGCCGCGTCGCCGCACGGCGCGCCGCTCGTCTGGAGCGACCCGTGGAGCGCCGTGCAGGCCGGCGGTTGGCAGTACGCGCCCGAGGCCGAGCACCCCGGTTGCGACTACCCGGCACGCGAGCTGATCGTCGAGCGTGCGTTCCTCGCCGAGCTGGCGGGGCTCGCCCGCGCCGGGGGCGTGCGGTTCGCCGGGTCGCTCGCCTGGGAGGCCTTGCGGGTCGCCGCCTGGCGCCCGCGCTTCGCGGCCGAGGTCGACGAGAAGTCGATCCCGCACGAGGTCGACTGGCTGCGCTCTGCCGTGCACCTCGCGAAGGGCTGCTATCGCGGCCAAGAGACGGTCGCGAAGGTGCACAACCTGGGCCGGCCGCCGCGGCGCATCGTCATGCTGCACCTCGACGGGTCCGACGCCTTGCTGCCGGCCCCCGGGTCGCCCGTGCACGCGGCCGACGCCGACCGCGCGGACGTCGGGCGCATCACCTCGGTGGCCCGCCACCACGAACTCGGGCCGATCGCGCTGGCCGTCGTGAAGCGCTCGCTCGACGTCGCCGCACCGCTCGTCGTGCCCGTCGACGGGGTCGACGTGGCCGCCGCGCAAGAGGTGATCGTGCCGCCGGAGGCCGGCCAGGCCGCCGCCGTTCCCCGCCTGCCGCGCCTCGGCGCCCAGCGCCGGTAG
- a CDS encoding NUDIX hydrolase translates to MTSTPQAPVRAAGAVLWKIVDGKVRVLVVHRTQHKDVSLPKGKVDPGETLPHTAVREIAEETGFDVVLGAPLGTVEYRLPGGRPKTVHYWSAEVDPGAAERHTYGANGEILALEWVPLAKAEKKLSYEHDVDVLERFAAQAEAGRARTFPLVVLRHGKAMPPEQWDGPDATRPLLHRGLEQSASVAGGIAAYGPEVLVTSVAARCVATIAPTAAATGAPVKEVRSISQDAYRADGGRVRAQVVKRLQRRLGTVLCSHGPVIPQIIEAAAEFGGAHLTPELRRSAALSTGDFTVLHFSRETERPWLVAVESHRPAVD, encoded by the coding sequence ATGACCTCCACCCCTCAGGCCCCCGTGCGGGCGGCCGGCGCCGTGCTGTGGAAGATCGTGGACGGCAAGGTGCGCGTCCTCGTCGTGCACCGCACCCAGCACAAGGACGTCTCGCTGCCGAAGGGCAAGGTTGACCCCGGGGAGACCCTGCCCCATACGGCGGTGCGGGAAATCGCGGAGGAGACCGGATTCGACGTCGTCCTCGGCGCCCCGCTCGGCACCGTTGAGTATCGACTGCCCGGCGGGCGGCCGAAGACCGTCCACTACTGGTCGGCCGAGGTCGACCCGGGCGCCGCTGAACGGCACACCTATGGGGCGAACGGTGAGATCCTCGCCCTCGAGTGGGTGCCGCTCGCGAAGGCCGAGAAGAAGCTCAGCTACGAGCACGACGTGGATGTGCTCGAGCGCTTCGCCGCCCAGGCCGAAGCCGGGCGCGCCCGCACCTTCCCACTCGTCGTGCTGCGGCACGGCAAGGCAATGCCGCCCGAGCAGTGGGACGGCCCCGACGCCACGCGCCCGCTGCTGCACCGCGGCCTCGAACAGTCGGCGTCCGTCGCCGGCGGAATCGCCGCCTACGGTCCCGAAGTGCTCGTGACGTCGGTCGCCGCGCGCTGCGTCGCCACGATCGCGCCGACCGCCGCCGCGACGGGCGCCCCCGTCAAGGAGGTGCGCAGCATCAGCCAGGACGCCTACCGCGCCGACGGCGGGCGCGTACGCGCCCAGGTGGTGAAGCGCCTCCAACGTCGGCTCGGCACGGTGCTGTGCAGCCACGGGCCCGTGATTCCGCAGATCATCGAGGCGGCGGCCGAGTTCGGCGGAGCCCACCTCACGCCCGAGCTGCGGCGCAGCGCGGCCCTCTCGACGGGCGACTTCACGGTGCTGCACTTCTCGCGCGAGACGGAGCGCCCGTGGCTCGTCGCCGTCGAATCGCACCGCCCCGCCGTCGACTGA
- a CDS encoding FUSC family protein, with product MRGADPLRRLERRISLRLDARRALRRLARSLPAIAQIVAGVVMAYAFARYVLDHELPIVAVTVTISALGFARDARPRRVLETVVGILVGIVVAALIVLAVGRGVWQLALILAVALIVARLVSASTGFAVAAAVQSMLVAVLPDPEGGVFERAVDGLVGGVVALLVTALIPRLDVLRTRGESRALFSLLVESLKGVAEALRRGDTAAAELALSRSRRTQPLIDEWATSLESARAVAAYSPWLRRGRARLAAEAELLGSADLVTRHVRSIARRVEILVRDGLERPGLAHLLDEAAVIVEALGRSVDDASERDRARVLGLAMSGELSPDTVPGAVRVPDQVVVVLLRSLVFDTLIVCGLTRAEARQSLPPL from the coding sequence GTGCGCGGCGCCGATCCGCTTCGCCGGCTCGAACGCCGCATCAGTCTCCGGCTGGATGCTCGACGCGCTCTGCGCAGGCTCGCCCGGTCGCTGCCCGCGATTGCCCAGATCGTCGCCGGCGTGGTCATGGCCTACGCGTTTGCCCGCTACGTGCTCGACCACGAGCTGCCGATCGTTGCCGTCACGGTGACGATCAGCGCGCTCGGGTTCGCGCGCGACGCGCGACCGCGACGGGTGCTCGAAACGGTCGTGGGCATCCTGGTGGGAATCGTCGTCGCGGCGCTCATCGTGCTCGCCGTTGGGCGCGGGGTGTGGCAGCTGGCGCTCATTTTGGCGGTGGCGTTGATCGTGGCCCGGCTCGTGTCGGCGTCGACCGGCTTCGCCGTGGCGGCGGCGGTGCAGTCGATGCTGGTCGCCGTGCTGCCCGACCCCGAGGGGGGAGTGTTCGAGCGCGCCGTCGACGGGCTCGTCGGGGGAGTCGTCGCGCTGCTCGTTACCGCGCTCATCCCGCGCCTTGACGTGCTGCGCACCCGCGGCGAGTCGCGCGCGCTGTTCTCGCTGCTCGTCGAGTCGCTGAAGGGCGTCGCCGAGGCGCTCCGGCGTGGCGACACGGCCGCCGCCGAGCTCGCCCTGTCGCGCAGTCGTCGCACGCAGCCACTGATCGACGAGTGGGCGACGTCCCTCGAGTCGGCGCGCGCCGTCGCCGCCTACTCTCCGTGGTTGCGCCGCGGGCGTGCGCGGCTCGCGGCGGAGGCCGAGCTGCTCGGCTCGGCCGACCTGGTGACGCGGCACGTGCGGTCGATCGCGCGCCGGGTCGAGATCCTCGTGCGCGACGGACTCGAGCGGCCGGGACTCGCCCACCTGCTCGACGAGGCGGCGGTGATCGTCGAAGCCCTGGGGCGGTCCGTGGACGATGCCAGCGAGCGCGACCGCGCCCGGGTGCTGGGTCTCGCCATGAGCGGGGAGCTCTCGCCCGACACGGTTCCGGGAGCCGTGCGGGTACCCGACCAGGTGGTCGTGGTGCTGCTGCGCTCGCTGGTCTTCGACACCCTGATCGTCTGCGGCCTCACCCGCGCCGAGGCGCGACAGTCGCTCCCGCCCCTGTAG
- a CDS encoding MFS transporter, whose protein sequence is MSVMSARRVQGTFDVLTFGNTIAASFIWGINTLFLLDAGLSNLEAFAANAFFTLGMVIFEIPTGVVADTWGRRASYLLGTITLGVPFLVRVGVLLAMVVVAGSLMRDLGFTPVRGAGPVTAVRTVMRASIDHGFRRPAIRWVMVATPFTAGVGIYAFYALQPYLLEVAGDSTAYALAGIAAAIFAGSSIIGGALAPVVRRAVRRRTTVLIASVAVSSAVLVAFSFVNQLWLAIVLLAAWGLTTSVAQPAQRSYLNDMIPSAQRATVLSFHSLLGGVISACALPFLALSRAQRDPADEATTLVATE, encoded by the coding sequence ATGAGCGTCATGAGCGCGCGGCGGGTGCAGGGCACCTTCGACGTGCTGACCTTCGGCAACACGATCGCGGCGTCGTTCATCTGGGGCATCAACACCCTCTTCCTGCTCGACGCGGGCCTCAGCAACCTGGAGGCGTTCGCGGCGAACGCGTTCTTCACGCTCGGCATGGTGATCTTCGAGATTCCGACCGGTGTTGTCGCCGACACGTGGGGTCGACGCGCGTCGTACCTGCTCGGCACGATCACCCTCGGCGTGCCGTTCCTCGTGCGGGTGGGTGTCCTCCTCGCCATGGTCGTCGTCGCAGGCTCCCTGATGCGCGACCTCGGGTTCACGCCCGTGCGGGGCGCCGGGCCGGTGACGGCCGTACGCACGGTGATGCGGGCATCCATCGATCACGGTTTTCGGCGCCCCGCGATCCGGTGGGTGATGGTCGCGACGCCGTTCACGGCGGGGGTCGGCATCTACGCCTTCTACGCCCTGCAGCCCTACCTGCTCGAGGTGGCGGGCGACAGCACGGCCTACGCGCTCGCGGGTATCGCCGCCGCGATCTTCGCCGGGTCGTCGATCATCGGGGGCGCGCTCGCGCCGGTGGTGCGACGGGCCGTGCGGCGTCGCACCACCGTGCTGATCGCCTCAGTCGCCGTGTCGTCGGCCGTTCTCGTGGCCTTCTCCTTCGTCAACCAGCTGTGGCTTGCCATCGTGCTGCTCGCCGCCTGGGGGCTCACGACGTCGGTCGCCCAGCCCGCGCAGCGCTCGTACCTGAACGACATGATCCCGTCAGCGCAACGCGCAACCGTGCTGTCGTTCCACTCGCTGCTCGGCGGCGTCATTTCGGCCTGCGCACTGCCCTTCCTCGCCCTCAGCCGAGCACAGCGCGACCCGGCCGACGAGGCCACGACGCTCGTCGCCACCGAGTAG
- a CDS encoding FABP family protein gives MFTLDANVPAELAPLSWLLGVWEGSGAVHYVDGETVREHEFGQRVSFSHDGLHYLNYSSSTWLLDGEQTPLNAEAGYWRLHRPSQAGDPGPGMLPGVGDRPFPTAESVEQLRTSRDDFEIEVALIHPSGISELYLGRVKGPRIDLQTDAVMRSASSKEYSAATRMYGLVEGKLLWAWDIAALGNDLRTHASGTLSRAE, from the coding sequence GTGTTCACCCTCGACGCGAACGTCCCCGCCGAGCTGGCGCCGCTGTCGTGGCTGCTCGGCGTGTGGGAGGGCTCCGGCGCCGTGCACTACGTCGACGGCGAGACCGTGCGCGAACACGAGTTTGGCCAGCGCGTCAGCTTCAGCCACGACGGGCTGCACTACCTGAACTACTCATCGTCGACGTGGCTGCTCGACGGCGAGCAGACCCCCCTCAACGCCGAAGCGGGCTACTGGCGCCTGCACCGCCCCTCGCAGGCCGGTGACCCCGGCCCCGGCATGCTCCCCGGTGTGGGCGACCGTCCCTTCCCGACCGCAGAGTCGGTCGAGCAGTTGCGCACGAGTCGCGACGACTTCGAGATCGAGGTGGCGCTCATTCACCCGAGCGGCATCAGCGAGCTGTACCTCGGCCGCGTGAAGGGCCCGCGCATCGACCTGCAGACCGACGCCGTGATGCGGTCGGCCTCGTCGAAGGAGTACTCGGCCGCCACCCGCATGTACGGCCTCGTTGAGGGCAAGCTGCTGTGGGCGTGGGACATCGCCGCCCTCGGCAACGACTTGCGCACGCACGCCTCGGGCACCCTGAGTCGGGCGGAGTGA
- a CDS encoding phosphoglyceromutase — protein MTHTLILLRHGHSVWNEKNIFTGWVDVELTEQGREEGRRAGQLIKDSGLEPRVLYTSLLKRAIHTANIALEVADLDWLPVKRSWRLNERHYGALQGLNKAETLEQHGEELFMTWRRSFDTPPPPLDDDAEYSQVHDPRYVDIDGEVPRTESLKLVIDRMLPYWQSDITKDLAAGNTVLITAHGNSLRALVKHLDGISDDDIAGLNIPTGIPLVYELGDDFMPVKPAEYLDPEAAAAGAAAVASQGKK, from the coding sequence ATGACGCACACGCTGATCCTGCTTCGCCATGGCCACTCCGTCTGGAACGAGAAGAACATCTTCACCGGGTGGGTCGACGTCGAACTGACCGAGCAGGGCCGCGAAGAGGGCCGCCGCGCCGGTCAGCTGATCAAGGACTCGGGTCTCGAACCCCGCGTGCTCTACACGAGCCTGCTGAAGCGCGCCATCCACACGGCGAACATCGCCCTCGAGGTCGCCGACCTCGACTGGCTTCCCGTCAAGCGCAGCTGGCGCCTCAACGAGCGCCACTACGGCGCCCTGCAGGGCCTCAACAAGGCCGAGACGCTCGAGCAGCACGGCGAAGAGCTCTTCATGACGTGGCGCCGCAGCTTCGACACGCCCCCGCCGCCGCTCGACGACGACGCCGAGTACAGCCAGGTGCACGACCCGCGCTACGTCGACATCGACGGCGAGGTGCCCCGCACCGAGAGCCTCAAGCTCGTCATCGACCGCATGCTGCCCTACTGGCAGAGCGACATCACGAAAGACCTGGCCGCGGGCAACACGGTGCTCATCACCGCTCACGGCAACTCGCTGCGCGCGCTCGTGAAGCACCTCGACGGCATCAGCGACGACGACATCGCGGGCCTCAACATCCCGACGGGCATCCCGCTCGTCTACGAGCTGGGCGACGACTTCATGCCCGTGAAGCCGGCCGAGTACCTCGACCCCGAGGCCGCCGCCGCCGGAGCCGCCGCCGTCGCCAGTCAGGGCAAGAAGTAG
- the phoU gene encoding phosphate signaling complex protein PhoU, with protein sequence MREVFQQELAEVQERLVEIATLVAESIDNATRAFNEVNVALAEQVIEDDDRIDAAAAELDELAINILARQQPVARDLRIVVSALRISASLERMGDMAEHIAQLSRYRFPDKVVPKSLRPTFVEMGAVDVSIARKLVELLRTEDTAIAEEIRNDDDKVDALHLSVFDKVLGETWKGEAIDTVDATLASRYHERFADHAVSIAKKVQYLATGDWVPADD encoded by the coding sequence ATGCGCGAAGTTTTCCAGCAAGAGTTGGCCGAGGTGCAGGAACGCCTCGTCGAGATCGCCACGCTGGTCGCCGAGTCGATCGACAACGCCACCCGCGCGTTCAACGAGGTCAACGTCGCACTCGCCGAGCAGGTCATCGAAGATGACGACCGCATCGATGCCGCCGCCGCCGAACTCGACGAACTCGCCATCAACATCCTCGCCCGGCAGCAGCCGGTCGCCCGCGACCTGCGCATCGTCGTCAGCGCCCTGCGCATCAGCGCGTCACTCGAGCGCATGGGTGACATGGCCGAGCACATCGCCCAGCTGTCGCGCTACCGCTTCCCCGACAAGGTCGTGCCGAAGAGCCTGCGCCCCACCTTCGTCGAGATGGGCGCCGTCGACGTGTCGATCGCCCGCAAGCTCGTCGAGCTGCTGCGCACCGAAGACACGGCGATCGCCGAAGAGATTCGCAACGACGACGACAAGGTCGACGCCCTGCACCTCAGCGTGTTCGACAAGGTTCTCGGCGAGACGTGGAAGGGCGAGGCCATCGACACGGTCGACGCAACCCTCGCCTCGCGCTACCACGAGCGCTTCGCCGACCACGCGGTGTCGATCGCCAAGAAGGTGCAGTACCTCGCGACCGGCGACTGGGTTCCGGCCGACGACTAG
- a CDS encoding RNA degradosome polyphosphate kinase, which produces MHDEGGATSDGAQVDGGVDGDFMDDYDETTSVDDGTLPIERYLDRELSWLRFNQRVLELAEDPTTPLLERVNFLAIFATNLDEFFMVRVAGLKRRIVTGLAVPTNTGRAPGDVLADINRLALELQHRHVRCLHELVKPELDDENIHIESWADLNDDDRERVDEIFSTKIFPVLMPLAVDPAHPFPYISGLSLNLSVRVRNPKTDKTEFARLKVPTVLPRFVQLPDDGTGRVRFLTIEDLISNHLDELFPGMEVLEHHEFRLTRNEDVEIEEDEAENLIQALERELLRRRFGPPIRLEITDDMDDVTLGLLVRELGITENEVYRLPAPLDLGGLFQIAKLDRPHLKYPKHVPVTALQLQPAEPNAKPDVFSAIAAGDILVHHPYESFATSVQAFLEQAAADPNVLAIKQTLYRTSGDSPIVEALIDAAEAGKAVLALVEIKARFDEQNNIEWARKLEKAGVHVVYGLVGLKTHCKLALVVRQEKNGELRYYSHVGTGNYNPKTSRLYEDLGLFTADDQVGKDLTRLFNELSGYAIEKKYKRMLVAPRYLRRGLLKLIATETKNAKAGLPAGIRIKVNSLVDEAIIDALYRASQAGVPVDIVVRGICALVPGQEGLSENIRVRSVLGRYLEHSRIFAFHHGGDPQIFIGSADIMHRNLDRRVEALIRLTDPAHLEQIDQLFAATLSDRTASWHLTPDGEWQRVASRSDGRPLADLQDTMMTRISSRRRAVTAR; this is translated from the coding sequence ATGCACGACGAGGGTGGGGCCACAAGCGACGGAGCGCAGGTCGACGGCGGCGTCGACGGCGACTTCATGGACGACTACGACGAGACGACGAGCGTCGATGACGGAACGCTGCCGATCGAGCGCTACCTCGACCGTGAGTTGAGCTGGCTGCGCTTCAACCAGCGCGTGCTGGAGCTCGCCGAGGACCCCACCACCCCGCTGCTCGAGCGGGTCAATTTCTTGGCCATCTTCGCGACCAACCTCGACGAGTTCTTCATGGTGCGCGTCGCGGGCCTCAAGCGCCGCATCGTCACGGGCCTCGCGGTGCCGACGAACACGGGTCGGGCACCCGGCGACGTGCTCGCCGACATCAACCGTCTCGCCCTCGAGTTGCAGCACCGCCACGTGCGGTGCCTGCACGAGCTCGTGAAGCCCGAGCTCGACGACGAGAACATTCACATTGAGTCGTGGGCCGACCTGAACGACGACGACCGCGAGCGGGTCGACGAGATCTTCTCGACCAAGATCTTTCCGGTGCTCATGCCGCTCGCTGTTGACCCGGCGCACCCCTTCCCCTACATCTCGGGACTGTCGCTCAACCTCAGCGTGCGGGTGCGCAACCCGAAGACCGACAAGACCGAGTTCGCGCGCCTGAAGGTGCCGACCGTGCTGCCCCGCTTCGTGCAGCTGCCCGACGACGGCACGGGTCGCGTGCGCTTCTTGACCATCGAAGACCTCATCTCGAACCATCTCGACGAGCTGTTCCCCGGCATGGAGGTGCTCGAGCACCACGAGTTCCGACTCACCCGCAACGAAGACGTCGAGATCGAAGAAGACGAGGCCGAAAACCTCATCCAGGCGCTCGAGCGCGAGCTGCTGCGTCGCCGCTTCGGCCCGCCCATTCGGCTCGAGATCACCGACGACATGGATGACGTCACCCTCGGACTGCTCGTGCGCGAACTCGGCATCACCGAGAACGAGGTGTACCGCCTGCCCGCCCCGCTCGACCTGGGCGGACTCTTTCAGATCGCGAAGCTCGACCGCCCGCACCTGAAGTACCCCAAGCACGTGCCCGTGACGGCGCTGCAGTTGCAGCCAGCCGAACCGAACGCGAAGCCCGACGTGTTCAGCGCCATCGCCGCCGGCGACATCCTCGTGCACCACCCGTACGAGTCGTTCGCGACGAGCGTGCAAGCCTTTCTCGAGCAAGCCGCCGCCGACCCGAACGTGCTCGCCATCAAGCAGACGCTCTACCGCACGAGCGGAGACAGCCCCATCGTCGAGGCGCTCATCGACGCCGCCGAGGCGGGCAAGGCGGTGCTCGCTCTCGTCGAGATCAAGGCGCGCTTCGACGAGCAGAACAACATCGAGTGGGCGCGCAAGCTCGAAAAGGCCGGCGTGCACGTCGTGTACGGCCTCGTCGGGTTGAAGACCCACTGCAAGCTCGCCCTCGTCGTGCGGCAGGAGAAGAACGGCGAGCTGCGCTACTACTCGCACGTCGGCACGGGCAACTACAACCCCAAGACCAGTCGGCTCTACGAAGACCTGGGACTGTTCACCGCCGACGACCAGGTCGGCAAAGACCTCACGCGCCTGTTCAACGAGCTCTCGGGCTACGCGATCGAGAAGAAGTACAAGCGGATGCTCGTGGCGCCCCGCTACCTCCGGCGCGGCCTCCTGAAATTGATCGCCACGGAGACGAAGAACGCCAAGGCGGGCTTGCCCGCGGGCATTCGCATCAAGGTGAACTCGCTCGTCGACGAGGCCATCATCGACGCGCTGTATCGCGCGAGCCAGGCGGGCGTGCCGGTCGACATTGTCGTGCGCGGCATCTGTGCGCTCGTGCCGGGGCAAGAGGGGCTCAGCGAGAACATTCGCGTGCGCAGCGTGCTCGGCCGCTATCTCGAGCACTCGCGCATCTTCGCCTTCCACCACGGCGGCGACCCGCAGATCTTCATCGGCAGCGCCGACATAATGCACCGCAACCTCGACCGCCGTGTCGAGGCGCTAATCCGCCTGACGGACCCCGCCCACCTCGAGCAGATCGACCAGCTGTTCGCGGCGACCCTGTCGGACCGCACAGCGTCGTGGCACTTGACGCCCGATGGCGAGTGGCAGCGCGTCGCCTCGCGCAGCGACGGTCGTCCGCTCGCCGACCTGCAAGACACGATGATGACCCGCATCAGCAGCCGCCGACGGGCCGTCACGGCCCGGTAG
- a CDS encoding response regulator transcription factor, with product MADLLILTSRVDADVLPSLGLLSHRVRRVPAQPAALVGAPNADAILVDARTDLAAAKTLCKILQTTGAGCPVLVVLTEGGLTAVNAEWGVDDVLLESAGPAEIDARLRLAIGRQSQGDGESQLIKASGVVIDEASYSAKVNGRTLDLTFKEFELLRFLATHPSRVFTREQLLSEVWGYDYFGGTRTVDVHVRRLRAKLGDMDALIGTVRNVGYRFTLHEDGALPSAQNVDA from the coding sequence ATGGCGGATCTGCTCATCCTGACCTCGCGGGTGGACGCCGATGTTCTTCCGTCGCTGGGGCTGCTGAGCCATCGCGTGCGCCGTGTGCCCGCCCAGCCCGCAGCCCTCGTGGGGGCCCCGAACGCCGACGCGATTCTGGTCGATGCGCGCACCGACCTGGCGGCGGCGAAAACGCTGTGCAAGATCTTGCAGACGACCGGCGCCGGCTGCCCCGTGCTGGTCGTACTCACCGAGGGCGGCCTGACCGCGGTGAACGCCGAGTGGGGCGTCGACGACGTTCTGCTCGAGTCAGCGGGCCCCGCTGAGATCGACGCGCGGCTGCGGCTCGCGATCGGCCGCCAGTCGCAGGGCGATGGCGAGTCGCAGTTGATCAAGGCCTCGGGCGTCGTGATCGACGAGGCGAGCTACTCGGCGAAAGTCAACGGCCGCACGCTCGATCTCACCTTCAAGGAGTTCGAACTGTTGCGCTTCCTCGCCACGCACCCGAGCCGGGTCTTCACCCGCGAACAGCTGTTGAGCGAGGTGTGGGGTTACGACTACTTCGGCGGAACCCGCACGGTGGACGTTCACGTGCGGCGCCTTCGCGCAAAGCTCGGCGACATGGATGCTCTCATCGGCACCGTGCGGAATGTCGGCTACCGCTTCACCCTCCACGAGGACGGCGCTCTGCCGAGCGCTCAAAACGTCGACGCCTAA